In the genome of Pseudoalteromonas rubra, one region contains:
- a CDS encoding cold-shock protein: MSNTLTGTVKWFNESKGFGFIAQENGPDVFAHFSAIKGDGFRTLAEGERVEFKLTQGQKGPQAEEIVKL, translated from the coding sequence ATGTCTAATACTTTAACAGGTACCGTAAAGTGGTTTAACGAATCAAAAGGCTTTGGTTTCATCGCTCAGGAAAATGGCCCAGATGTCTTTGCACACTTCAGTGCTATCAAAGGTGACGGCTTCCGTACACTAGCTGAAGGCGAGCGCGTTGAGTTCAAATTAACTCAAGGTCAAAAAGGCCCTCAGGCAGAAGAAATCGTTAAGCTATAA